A genomic window from Sphingomonas taxi includes:
- a CDS encoding error-prone DNA polymerase: MTAFAELVAATNFSFLEGASHGEDMIAQAVALGHAGIGIADRNTVAGVVRAHKALRLIRARAIEGGFADIDFKLVVGARLVFADGTPDIVAYPTTRHGWGRLTRLLTMGNLRAVKGDCILGFGDLLRHLDDLLLIVLPASSARPHEARDGAMLPPPRSDAGLGETIRRLAGAAPDRVWLGVTMPRAGRDRRRLAQHARLAQAMGVPLLATGDALYAEPADRPLHDVLTCIRLGTTIRAAGRRLAANGERHLKSGEEMARLFADLPQAVAESGRILDRIAFTLTDLAYEYPHEPVPAGWAPQAWLEHITYAAARKRFPEGIPARLQKLLDEELPLIAERQYAFYFLTVHDIVRFAREECDPPILCQGRGSAANSAVCWLLGVTSVDPMRYDLLFSRFVSAERDEPPDIDIDFEHERREEVMQYIYRRYGRHRAAIAATVIHYRPRSAVREAGKVLGLSEDVTQRLTSTVWGSFADRFESKHLGETGFTVDNPEIARLRDTVDRLIKFPRHLSQHVGGYVLTQGRLDETVPIHHGAMADRTFIEWDKDDIDELKIMKVDILALGMLTCIRKAFDLMRDNGLESHDLDSIPPDDPPVYDMLCKGDSIGVFQVESRAQINMLPRLRPRKLYDLVVQVAIVRPGPIEGDMVHPYLRRRAGKEIPEFPAPHPPHDPDELRNLLRETYGVPLFQEQAMKLAIVAAEFTPGEANQLRRAMATFRNVGGMEDFQAKLVEGMVRRGYERDFAMRCYKQIEGFGSYGFPESHALSFARLVYVSSWIKCFHPAVFGCAILNSQPMGFYAPAQLVQDARAHDVVVRPIDVNASGWDNALEPLDDGGLAIRLGFRQIDGFRETWATDLVAARAAGAFADIEAVAARAGLPKRGLDLLADADAFGSIALGRRDALWEVRRTPPKQLALFAAADAPELGREVDAQLPAMPASEEVAADYQTTRLSLKDHPMRFLRPLFAAEGIVSSAQAGRLRDGRRARIAGVVLVRQRPGKGNAIFVTIEDETGVTNALMWARDFEANRRAVMAARLLVLEGVIQRSEEGVIHLMTVKAYDRSVELRRLSSDYNAETPLLPVDEVIRPKPISSRDPRGQHPRDVRIMPPSRDFH, translated from the coding sequence ATGACCGCATTCGCCGAACTCGTCGCGGCGACCAATTTCTCGTTCCTCGAGGGCGCGAGCCATGGCGAGGACATGATCGCGCAGGCGGTGGCGCTGGGCCATGCCGGCATCGGCATCGCCGACCGCAACACCGTCGCCGGGGTGGTACGGGCGCACAAGGCGCTGCGGCTGATCCGTGCACGGGCGATCGAGGGCGGCTTCGCCGATATCGACTTCAAACTGGTGGTCGGCGCGCGGCTGGTGTTCGCCGACGGTACGCCCGATATCGTCGCCTATCCGACGACGCGGCACGGCTGGGGGCGGCTGACGCGCCTGCTGACGATGGGCAATTTGCGTGCGGTGAAGGGCGATTGCATCCTCGGCTTCGGCGACCTGCTGCGGCATCTCGACGACCTGCTGCTGATCGTGCTTCCCGCATCGAGCGCCCGTCCGCACGAGGCGCGCGACGGGGCGATGCTGCCGCCGCCACGCAGCGATGCGGGGCTCGGCGAGACGATCCGACGCCTCGCCGGCGCCGCGCCGGATCGGGTCTGGTTGGGCGTGACGATGCCACGCGCCGGGCGCGACCGTCGTCGGTTGGCGCAGCATGCCCGGCTCGCGCAGGCGATGGGCGTGCCGCTGCTCGCCACCGGCGACGCGCTGTACGCCGAACCGGCCGATCGACCGCTGCACGACGTGCTCACCTGCATCCGCCTCGGCACGACGATCCGCGCGGCCGGGCGCCGGCTCGCCGCCAACGGCGAACGCCATCTGAAATCGGGCGAGGAAATGGCGCGGCTGTTCGCCGATCTGCCGCAGGCGGTCGCGGAGAGCGGGCGCATCCTCGACCGCATCGCCTTCACGCTGACCGATCTCGCCTATGAATATCCGCACGAGCCGGTGCCGGCGGGCTGGGCGCCACAGGCGTGGCTGGAGCACATCACGTATGCTGCGGCCCGCAAGCGCTTTCCCGAGGGGATACCGGCGCGTCTGCAAAAGCTGCTCGACGAGGAACTGCCGCTGATCGCCGAGCGCCAATATGCTTTCTACTTCCTCACGGTGCACGACATCGTCCGCTTCGCGCGCGAGGAATGCGATCCGCCGATTCTCTGCCAGGGTCGCGGATCGGCGGCGAATTCCGCGGTCTGCTGGCTGCTCGGCGTCACCTCGGTCGATCCGATGCGCTACGACCTGCTCTTCTCGCGCTTCGTCTCCGCCGAGCGCGACGAGCCGCCCGATATCGACATCGACTTCGAGCACGAGCGGCGCGAGGAGGTGATGCAATATATCTATCGCCGCTATGGCCGGCATCGCGCGGCGATCGCGGCGACCGTCATCCATTACCGCCCGCGCAGCGCGGTGCGCGAGGCGGGCAAAGTGCTGGGCCTGAGCGAGGACGTGACGCAGCGGCTGACCAGCACCGTCTGGGGCAGCTTCGCCGACCGGTTCGAATCCAAACACCTCGGCGAGACCGGATTTACCGTCGACAATCCCGAGATCGCGCGGCTGCGCGACACGGTCGATCGGCTGATCAAATTCCCCCGCCATCTCTCGCAGCACGTCGGCGGCTACGTGCTGACGCAGGGGCGATTGGACGAGACGGTGCCGATCCATCACGGCGCGATGGCGGACCGGACCTTCATCGAATGGGACAAGGACGATATCGACGAACTGAAGATCATGAAGGTCGACATCCTCGCGCTCGGCATGCTGACCTGCATCCGCAAGGCGTTCGACCTGATGCGCGACAACGGGCTGGAGAGCCACGATCTCGACAGCATCCCGCCGGACGATCCGCCGGTCTACGACATGCTGTGCAAGGGCGACAGCATCGGCGTGTTCCAGGTCGAGAGCCGCGCGCAGATCAACATGCTGCCGCGGCTGCGCCCGCGCAAATTGTACGATCTGGTGGTGCAGGTGGCGATCGTCCGGCCGGGGCCGATCGAGGGCGATATGGTCCATCCCTATCTGCGTCGCCGGGCGGGCAAGGAGATCCCCGAATTTCCCGCGCCGCATCCGCCGCACGATCCCGACGAGCTGCGCAATCTGCTCCGCGAGACCTATGGCGTGCCGCTGTTCCAGGAACAGGCGATGAAACTCGCGATCGTCGCGGCGGAATTCACGCCGGGCGAGGCGAACCAGCTGCGTCGCGCGATGGCGACGTTCCGCAACGTCGGCGGCATGGAGGATTTCCAGGCCAAATTGGTCGAGGGGATGGTCCGCCGCGGCTACGAACGCGACTTCGCGATGCGCTGCTACAAGCAGATCGAGGGCTTCGGCAGCTACGGCTTTCCCGAAAGCCATGCGCTGTCGTTTGCGCGGCTGGTCTACGTGTCGTCGTGGATCAAATGCTTCCACCCGGCGGTGTTCGGCTGCGCGATCCTCAATTCGCAACCGATGGGTTTCTATGCGCCGGCGCAATTGGTGCAGGATGCGCGCGCGCATGACGTCGTCGTGCGGCCGATCGACGTCAACGCCAGCGGCTGGGACAATGCGCTCGAACCGCTCGACGATGGCGGGCTCGCGATCCGGCTCGGCTTTCGGCAGATCGACGGCTTTCGCGAGACGTGGGCGACGGATCTGGTCGCGGCGCGCGCGGCGGGGGCGTTCGCCGATATCGAGGCGGTGGCGGCGCGCGCCGGACTGCCCAAGCGCGGCCTCGACCTGCTCGCCGATGCCGATGCCTTCGGTTCGATCGCGCTCGGCCGGCGCGATGCCTTGTGGGAGGTGCGGCGCACCCCGCCCAAGCAGCTCGCATTGTTCGCCGCGGCGGACGCGCCCGAACTCGGCCGCGAGGTCGATGCGCAGCTTCCCGCGATGCCGGCGAGCGAGGAGGTCGCGGCGGATTACCAGACGACGCGGCTGTCGCTGAAGGACCATCCGATGCGCTTCCTGCGGCCGCTGTTCGCCGCCGAGGGGATCGTCTCCAGCGCGCAGGCGGGGCGGCTCCGGGACGGGCGGCGCGCGCGGATCGCCGGCGTCGTGCTGGTCCGCCAGCGGCCGGGCAAGGGCAATGCGATCTTCGTGACGATCGAGGACGAGACCGGCGTCACCAACGCGCTGATGTGGGCGCGCGATTTCGAGGCGAACCGGCGCGCGGTGATGGCGGCGCGGCTGCTGGTGCTGGAAGGCGTGATCCAGCGCAGCGAGGAAGGCGTGATCCACCTGATGACGGTCAAGGCCTATGATCGCAGCGTGGAGCTGCGGCGGCTGTCCTCGGACTACAACGCCGAGACGCCGCTGCTGCCGGTCGACGAGGTGATCCGTCCCAAGCCCATCAGCAGCCGCGACCCGCGTGGCCAGCATCCGCGCGATGTGCGCATCATGCCCCCGTCACGCGATTTCCATTGA
- the metX gene encoding homoserine O-acetyltransferase MetX — MTGDDRFGCNRHVTLPGPLRLDGGVLLSPVEIAYETYGSLAADGGNAILVCHALTGDQHVASTHPRTGKPGWWTRMIGPGKPIDPARDFVICANVLGSCMGSSGPASVNPATGRPWGMAFPVITIRDMVRAQAMLLDHLGVGRLKAIVGGSMGGMQALSWTATFPERIDAAVIIASTARHTAQNIAFHEVGRQAIMADPNWQSGDYYGGEPPAAGLAVARMAAHITYLSEAGLTEKFGRRLQAREAKSFGFDADFQVESYLRHQGLSFVDRFDANSYLYITRAMDYFDLAEEHGGLLANAFRASRARFCLVSFDTDWLYPTSESRSIVQALNAAGAPVSFVELSSPYGHDAFLLDAPEMNRVVDGFLRGGR, encoded by the coding sequence ATGACCGGGGACGACCGTTTCGGATGCAACCGCCATGTCACGCTGCCGGGGCCGCTGCGCCTCGACGGCGGCGTGCTGCTGTCGCCGGTCGAGATCGCCTATGAAACCTATGGCAGCCTCGCGGCCGACGGCGGCAATGCGATCCTCGTCTGCCATGCGCTGACCGGCGACCAGCACGTCGCCTCGACGCATCCGCGTACCGGCAAGCCGGGCTGGTGGACGCGGATGATCGGGCCGGGCAAGCCGATCGATCCGGCGCGCGACTTCGTCATCTGCGCCAATGTCCTGGGCAGTTGCATGGGCTCGTCCGGCCCGGCGAGCGTCAATCCGGCGACCGGGCGGCCGTGGGGGATGGCCTTCCCCGTCATCACGATCCGCGACATGGTCCGTGCGCAGGCGATGCTGCTCGATCATCTCGGCGTCGGCCGGCTGAAGGCGATCGTCGGCGGCTCGATGGGCGGCATGCAGGCGCTGAGCTGGACCGCGACCTTCCCGGAGCGGATCGACGCGGCGGTGATCATCGCCTCGACTGCGCGCCACACCGCGCAGAACATCGCCTTCCACGAGGTCGGGCGGCAGGCGATCATGGCCGATCCCAATTGGCAAAGCGGCGACTATTACGGCGGCGAACCGCCCGCGGCGGGACTCGCGGTGGCGCGGATGGCGGCGCACATCACCTATCTGTCCGAGGCGGGGCTGACCGAGAAGTTCGGCCGTCGCTTGCAGGCGCGTGAGGCGAAGAGCTTCGGCTTCGACGCCGATTTTCAGGTGGAGAGCTATCTGCGCCACCAGGGCCTGAGCTTCGTCGACCGGTTCGACGCCAACAGCTATCTCTACATCACCCGCGCAATGGACTATTTCGATCTCGCCGAGGAACATGGCGGGCTGCTCGCCAATGCCTTCCGCGCCAGCCGCGCGCGCTTCTGCCTCGTCAGTTTCGACACCGACTGGCTCTATCCGACCAGCGAATCGCGTAGCATCGTGCAAGCGCTCAACGCCGCCGGCGCGCCGGTCAGCTTCGTCGAACTGTCGAGCCCCTATGGCCACGACGCCTTCCTGCTCGACGCGCCCGAAATGAACCGCGTCGTCGACGGTTTTCTGCGGGGCGGACGATGA
- the metW gene encoding methionine biosynthesis protein MetW produces the protein MTLRPDLAVIADHVAPGSRVLDIGCGDGALMAALRDDRGCDARGLEIDAGNVAAAVARGLSVIQGDADVDLAGYPDQSFDYAILSQTLQTARAPDVVLDHLLRIGRRAFVSFPNFAQWRVRLSLLWGGRMPVTHQLPEQWYDTPNIHHVTIDDFRAFLKARQVVVEGAWFLSGDRQRSSAAANLLAQHAVFLLRR, from the coding sequence ATGACGCTCCGGCCCGACCTCGCGGTGATCGCCGATCATGTCGCGCCCGGCAGCCGCGTGCTCGACATCGGTTGCGGCGACGGCGCGCTGATGGCGGCGTTGCGCGACGACCGCGGCTGCGACGCGCGCGGACTGGAGATCGACGCGGGCAACGTCGCCGCGGCGGTGGCGCGCGGCCTGTCGGTGATCCAGGGCGATGCCGATGTCGATCTCGCCGGCTATCCCGACCAGAGCTTCGATTATGCGATCCTCAGCCAGACGTTGCAGACCGCGCGCGCGCCCGACGTGGTGCTTGACCATCTGCTGCGCATCGGCCGGCGGGCGTTCGTCAGTTTCCCCAATTTCGCGCAATGGCGGGTGCGGCTCTCGCTGCTTTGGGGCGGGCGGATGCCCGTGACGCACCAATTGCCCGAACAATGGTATGACACGCCCAATATCCATCACGTCACGATCGACGATTTCCGGGCGTTCCTGAAGGCGCGACAGGTCGTCGTCGAGGGCGCCTGGTTTCTGTCCGGCGACCGGCAGCGCAGTTCGGCGGCGGCCAATCTGCTCGCCCAGCACGCCGTTTTCCTGCTGCGGCGCTGA
- a CDS encoding PAS domain-containing protein, which yields MQAYDLESLRDSASLKKITDFAAALCGTPIALVSLVEETQQTFLSRTGLDVSETPREMSFCQHAMLEDRIMVIPDATQDPRFIDNALVTGDLHLRFYAGAPLVSDDGIALGSLCVIDTVPRQGLTKLQMQGLTTLADNVMARLRDSRDAAAWRATDRATRRQLTDSEDRFRTLADTMPQMVWSTLPDGYHDYYNARWYEFTGTPLGSTDGEGWNDVFHAEDQARAWEVWSHSLATGEPYQIEYRLRHFDGTYRWVLGRALPIRDADGRITRWFGTCTDIHEQKLALHEREVISQELSHRIKNIFSVISGLISFAARSQPGFAPIAADLRQRITALGRAHDFVRPHSPQSRPAVQQDSLHGLLGELFEPYQRGDHPPIIVTGDEIAIDDRSATPLALLFHELATNATKYGALSTDSGTIAVTVVRGDNQATLYWTERGGPPVIAPDGPQGFGSQLIELSAVRQLGGTVTRDWRPEGLAMTITVPLAAFRRG from the coding sequence ATGCAGGCCTATGATCTCGAATCGCTGCGCGACAGCGCATCGCTGAAGAAGATCACCGACTTCGCCGCAGCCTTGTGCGGCACGCCGATCGCACTGGTCAGCCTGGTCGAGGAGACGCAGCAGACCTTCCTGTCGCGAACCGGCCTCGACGTATCGGAAACGCCTCGCGAGATGTCGTTCTGCCAGCATGCGATGCTGGAGGACCGGATCATGGTGATCCCCGACGCGACGCAGGATCCGCGCTTCATCGACAATGCTTTGGTCACCGGCGATCTGCACCTGCGCTTCTACGCCGGTGCACCGCTGGTGTCCGACGACGGCATCGCGCTCGGCTCGCTGTGCGTCATCGACACCGTTCCCCGTCAGGGGCTGACCAAGCTGCAGATGCAGGGTCTGACGACGCTCGCCGACAATGTCATGGCGCGGTTGCGCGACAGCCGTGACGCGGCGGCGTGGCGCGCGACCGACCGGGCGACCCGCCGCCAATTGACCGACAGCGAGGACCGGTTCCGCACGCTCGCCGATACGATGCCACAGATGGTCTGGTCGACGCTCCCCGACGGCTATCACGATTATTACAACGCGCGCTGGTATGAATTCACCGGCACGCCGCTGGGATCGACCGACGGCGAGGGCTGGAACGACGTGTTCCACGCCGAGGATCAGGCGCGCGCCTGGGAGGTGTGGAGCCATTCGCTGGCGACCGGCGAGCCCTATCAGATCGAATATCGCCTGCGCCATTTCGACGGCACCTATCGCTGGGTGCTCGGTCGCGCGCTGCCGATCCGCGACGCCGACGGCCGGATTACGCGCTGGTTCGGCACCTGTACGGACATCCACGAACAGAAACTGGCGCTGCACGAGCGTGAGGTGATCAGCCAGGAACTGTCGCACCGGATCAAGAACATCTTCTCGGTCATCTCGGGGCTGATCTCGTTCGCGGCGCGCAGTCAGCCGGGCTTCGCCCCGATCGCCGCCGACCTGCGCCAGCGGATCACCGCGCTCGGCCGTGCGCACGATTTCGTCCGGCCGCACAGCCCGCAATCGCGCCCGGCGGTGCAGCAGGACAGTCTGCACGGCCTGCTCGGCGAATTGTTCGAACCCTATCAGCGCGGCGACCACCCGCCTATCATCGTCACCGGCGACGAGATCGCGATCGACGACCGGTCGGCGACGCCGCTGGCGTTGCTGTTCCACGAGCTTGCCACCAACGCGACCAAATATGGCGCGCTGTCGACCGACTCCGGCACGATCGCCGTCACCGTCGTGCGTGGCGACAATCAGGCGACGCTCTACTGGACCGAACGTGGTGGACCGCCGGTAATCGCGCCCGACGGACCGCAAGGCTTCGGCAGCCAGTTGATCGAATTGTCGGCGGTGCGTCAGCTCGGCGGCACGGTGACGCGCGACTGGCGTCCGGAGGGATTGGCGATGACGATCACCGTACCGCTGGCCGCATTCCGGCGGGGCTGA
- a CDS encoding response regulator — protein MMTKTALIVEDEIFVALDLERILMDAGYTVAAIAADSASAIEAAPGCGFAFVDVNLRDGPTGPGIAERMARDYGVKVVFVTANPAQIDRGMDCALGYIRKPFSEAAILAAAAFATDGEKPANDDIVMLGSNIA, from the coding sequence ATGATGACCAAGACCGCTCTGATTGTCGAAGACGAGATTTTCGTGGCCCTCGATCTGGAGCGCATCCTGATGGACGCCGGCTATACCGTCGCGGCGATCGCCGCGGACAGCGCCAGCGCGATCGAGGCGGCACCCGGTTGCGGCTTCGCCTTCGTCGACGTCAACCTGCGCGATGGCCCGACCGGCCCGGGCATCGCCGAGCGGATGGCGCGCGATTACGGGGTCAAGGTCGTGTTCGTCACCGCCAATCCCGCGCAGATCGACCGCGGCATGGACTGCGCGCTCGGCTACATCCGCAAGCCGTTCAGCGAGGCCGCGATCCTCGCCGCCGCCGCGTTCGCCACCGACGGCGAGAAGCCGGCCAACGACGACATCGTCATGCTCGGCTCGAATATCGCCTGA
- the hisC gene encoding histidinol-phosphate transaminase codes for MTAPAPKSWILGIAPYVPGRATSEDGRKVVKLSSNENPFGTPEPARAAYRDAADHLERYPDAAAIDLRAALAAHYGVEAERLIYGTGSDEVLHLAAGTFAGPGDEIIHVRYGFAVYEIATRRVGATPVVVPDRDYATDVDAILAAVTDKTKIVFVANPNNPTGTYSTKDEIARLHAGLPESVLLVLDQAYTEYLDPEDDDGGLELARTASNVLVTRTFSKIFGLASERVGWGYASPEIINAMHRIRAPFAFSIGAQAAAIAALGDAGFVERSRSHNREWRGWFSEQVDALPGLRAVPSKANFVLVLFEGLLTAEDAYKALMAAGYATRWLPGQGLPQALRITIGTEAEMRDVVAVLRAETGRAG; via the coding sequence ATGACCGCACCCGCCCCCAAATCCTGGATCCTGGGCATCGCGCCCTATGTCCCCGGCCGCGCCACCAGCGAGGATGGCCGCAAAGTCGTCAAACTGTCGTCGAACGAGAATCCGTTCGGCACGCCCGAGCCGGCCCGCGCCGCCTATCGTGACGCCGCCGACCATCTCGAACGCTATCCGGACGCCGCCGCGATCGACCTGCGCGCGGCGCTCGCCGCGCATTACGGCGTCGAGGCGGAGCGGCTGATCTACGGCACCGGCTCGGACGAGGTGCTCCACCTCGCCGCCGGCACCTTCGCCGGGCCGGGCGACGAGATCATCCATGTCCGCTACGGCTTCGCGGTCTACGAGATCGCAACGCGGCGGGTCGGCGCGACCCCGGTCGTGGTGCCCGACCGCGACTATGCGACCGACGTCGACGCGATCCTCGCCGCGGTGACCGACAAGACCAAGATCGTGTTCGTCGCCAATCCCAACAACCCGACCGGCACCTACAGCACGAAGGACGAGATCGCGCGGCTGCACGCCGGCCTGCCGGAGTCGGTGCTGCTGGTGCTCGATCAGGCCTATACCGAATATCTCGACCCCGAGGACGACGACGGCGGGCTGGAGCTGGCACGCACCGCCTCCAACGTACTGGTGACGCGCACCTTCTCAAAGATCTTCGGCCTCGCCTCGGAACGGGTCGGCTGGGGCTATGCATCGCCCGAGATCATCAACGCGATGCACCGCATCCGCGCGCCCTTCGCGTTCAGCATCGGCGCGCAGGCGGCGGCGATCGCGGCGCTGGGCGATGCCGGCTTCGTCGAGCGCAGCCGCAGCCACAATCGCGAATGGCGCGGCTGGTTCAGCGAACAGGTCGATGCGTTGCCGGGCCTGCGCGCGGTGCCGAGCAAGGCCAATTTCGTACTTGTGCTGTTCGAGGGGCTGCTGACCGCCGAGGATGCGTACAAGGCGCTGATGGCGGCGGGCTATGCGACGCGCTGGCTGCCCGGTCAGGGCCTGCCGCAGGCGTTGCGGATCACGATCGGCACCGAGGCGGAGATGCGCGACGTCGTCGCGGTGCTGCGCGCCGAGACCGGGCGCGCCGGCTGA
- a CDS encoding prephenate/arogenate dehydrogenase family protein, whose amino-acid sequence MLPFARVTIVGLGLIGSSVARAVRQAMPTVRITGYDADPEVRAIATRIELADDIADSAGAAVIDADLVMLCVPVGAMGAVAAEFADDLPAEAIVSDVGGSKASVLAALRAVLPEATIVPGHPVAGTEHSGPEAGFATLFRGRWCILTPEEGTAEAPVARLRAFWEALGAQVEIMTPRHHDLVLAVTSHVPHLIAYSIVGTASDLEEVTQSEVIKFSAGGFRDFTRIAASDPVMWRDVFLNNREAVLEILQRLTEDVTMLQRAIRWGDGDQLFDLFTRTRAIRRSIIEQGQDDAKPDFGRSH is encoded by the coding sequence ATGCTGCCGTTCGCGCGCGTCACGATCGTCGGGCTCGGGCTGATCGGCTCGTCGGTCGCGCGCGCGGTGCGGCAGGCGATGCCGACGGTGCGGATCACCGGCTATGACGCCGATCCCGAGGTGCGCGCGATCGCGACGCGGATCGAGCTCGCCGACGATATCGCCGACAGCGCGGGTGCGGCAGTGATCGATGCCGATCTCGTCATGCTGTGCGTGCCGGTCGGCGCGATGGGCGCGGTGGCGGCGGAGTTCGCCGACGATCTGCCCGCCGAGGCGATCGTCAGCGACGTCGGCGGCTCGAAGGCGAGCGTCCTCGCGGCATTGCGCGCGGTGCTGCCCGAGGCGACGATCGTCCCCGGCCATCCCGTCGCCGGCACCGAACATAGCGGCCCCGAGGCGGGCTTCGCGACGCTGTTCCGCGGCCGCTGGTGCATCCTGACCCCCGAGGAAGGCACGGCCGAGGCGCCCGTCGCGCGGCTACGCGCCTTCTGGGAGGCGCTCGGCGCGCAGGTCGAGATCATGACGCCGCGCCACCACGATCTCGTGCTCGCGGTGACCAGCCATGTACCGCATCTCATCGCTTATTCGATCGTCGGCACAGCCAGCGATCTCGAAGAGGTGACGCAGAGCGAGGTGATCAAATTCTCGGCGGGCGGCTTCCGCGACTTCACCCGCATCGCCGCCTCCGATCCGGTGATGTGGCGCGACGTCTTCCTCAACAATCGCGAGGCGGTGCTGGAGATCCTCCAGCGGCTGACCGAGGACGTGACAATGCTCCAGCGGGCGATTCGCTGGGGCGACGGCGACCAGTTGTTCGACCTGTTCACGCGCACCCGCGCGATCCGCCGCTCGATCATCGAACAGGGCCAGGACGACGCCAAGCCGGACTTCGGCCGGAGTCATTAG
- the ssb gene encoding single-stranded DNA-binding protein gives MAGSVNKVILVGNLGRDPESRSFQNGGKVVNLRIATSESWKDKNSGERKEKTEWHSVAIFNEGLANVAERFLRKGSKVYIEGALQTRKWQDQQGNDKYSTEIVLQGFNSVLTMLDGPGGGQGGGGGGGGRGGAGGGDDWAGGGDDFGGGSSSGGYGGGSGGRGGSAPAGGGNRGGGSFGQGGGFADDLDDDVPF, from the coding sequence ATGGCGGGTAGCGTCAACAAGGTCATTCTCGTCGGCAACCTGGGGCGCGACCCCGAAAGCCGCAGCTTCCAGAACGGCGGCAAGGTGGTCAACCTGCGCATCGCCACCTCCGAATCCTGGAAGGACAAGAACAGCGGCGAGCGCAAGGAAAAGACCGAATGGCATTCGGTCGCGATCTTCAACGAAGGCCTCGCCAACGTCGCCGAGCGCTTCCTGCGCAAGGGCTCGAAAGTGTATATCGAGGGCGCGCTGCAGACCCGCAAATGGCAGGATCAGCAGGGTAACGACAAATATTCGACCGAGATCGTGCTGCAGGGCTTCAACAGCGTGCTGACGATGCTCGACGGTCCCGGCGGCGGCCAGGGTGGTGGCGGCGGCGGTGGTGGTCGCGGCGGCGCCGGCGGCGGTGACGACTGGGCCGGTGGCGGCGACGATTTCGGCGGCGGCTCGTCGAGCGGCGGCTATGGCGGCGGCAGCGGCGGTCGCGGCGGCAGTGCGCCTGCGGGCGGCGGCAATCGCGGTGGCGGCAGCTTCGGCCAGGGTGGAGGCTTCGCCGACGATCTCGACGACGACGTGCCGTTCTGA